The Fictibacillus arsenicus genome contains a region encoding:
- the proC gene encoding pyrroline-5-carboxylate reductase, with product MLKYRNISFIGAGSMAEAMISGLINKAGISPERITAANHSNVERRSELINKYDIQAVSFNELSLKNTDVIILAVKPKQAEEVLQQLKPNLQDHHHVILSVLAGISTPFIEEIIGKHLPVIRVMPNTSSMIGESITGISAGKFVKNEDLDLAQELSKAIGKVKIISEKQMDVFTGIAGSGPAYFYYLLEHMEDVAVENGLDREMARDIAAQTLYGASKMVMESDDSPAELRKKVTSPNGTTAAGLDALDENGGGKAIEAAVENAAERSKTLRKEFEKVPVL from the coding sequence ATGTTAAAATACAGAAACATTTCTTTTATTGGTGCAGGATCTATGGCAGAAGCAATGATATCAGGTCTTATTAACAAAGCTGGTATCTCACCTGAAAGGATTACAGCAGCAAATCATTCTAATGTTGAAAGAAGATCTGAACTAATTAACAAGTACGACATCCAAGCTGTTTCTTTTAATGAGCTTTCATTAAAGAATACAGATGTGATTATTCTTGCGGTAAAACCAAAACAAGCAGAAGAGGTTCTGCAGCAACTAAAGCCGAATCTGCAAGACCACCACCATGTGATTTTATCAGTTCTTGCTGGAATATCAACACCATTCATTGAAGAGATAATCGGCAAACACCTCCCAGTAATCCGTGTTATGCCTAATACATCCAGTATGATTGGAGAATCCATAACGGGAATCAGTGCTGGTAAGTTTGTAAAAAATGAAGATTTGGATTTAGCTCAAGAATTATCGAAAGCAATTGGCAAAGTAAAAATTATCTCTGAGAAACAAATGGATGTTTTCACAGGAATCGCAGGAAGCGGTCCGGCATATTTCTACTATTTGCTAGAACATATGGAAGATGTAGCAGTTGAGAACGGACTTGATCGCGAGATGGCTCGAGATATTGCAGCACAGACTTTATACGGAGCAAGTAAAATGGTTATGGAATCAGATGATTCACCTGCTGAGCTGCGCAAAAAGGTTACTTCACCGAACGGAACTACTGCAGCCGGCCTTGATGCTCTGGACGAAAACGGCGGCGGGAAAGCAATTGAAGCAGCTGTAGAAAATGCTGCTGAGCGCTCGAAAACATTGCGTAAAGAATTTGAAAAAGTGCCTGTGCTATAA
- a CDS encoding DUF2515 family protein: protein MRRSKRIYTKLTLIPLHIIIRPFFTVKKKKVIWELNANQKQQLQRKWNKIFEFSEGLSITFQKDKELIERIKRETSLNNKNNITRTAAYLSFYKSHPEVHWSFLAHMVSRNAGYFMTDLKGEFLPDLIDRSVIEELYFMLEKGNSMIFQDAYPQLLLYEESKRRNISLFNLCKFFNVSSFMEGIWEMFFDGDRTPLLPTAQIINEQSHIEKHLIRTEQFHKLQNQISFKLQEWLHLSQILFPVMPINNTIGDTMQGFETIEKRIMLGQNLYVMLFQHNNFDPVYNFAENNQHTGSRSDYDSVVFAASKKQNTGSPKEKLSLFKTKKNQRLYSPKLEAVWNKNFHGPFHSSDWFSNPQKIISQIRLVSKPSSQIWMAYWAGLHQIETVYLLIQYYRLIKKK, encoded by the coding sequence TTGCGACGCTCAAAGAGAATCTATACAAAATTAACACTTATTCCGCTGCATATAATTATTCGTCCTTTTTTTACGGTAAAAAAGAAAAAGGTAATTTGGGAGCTCAATGCAAATCAAAAACAGCAATTACAACGGAAATGGAATAAAATATTTGAGTTTTCTGAAGGGCTTTCAATAACTTTTCAAAAAGACAAGGAATTAATAGAACGAATTAAAAGGGAAACTTCACTTAATAACAAAAATAATATAACAAGAACAGCTGCCTACCTTTCTTTTTATAAAAGTCACCCTGAGGTTCACTGGTCATTTTTAGCACATATGGTCTCCAGGAATGCAGGTTATTTTATGACAGATCTTAAAGGTGAATTTTTGCCTGATTTAATAGATCGTTCTGTAATTGAAGAATTATATTTCATGCTCGAAAAAGGGAACAGTATGATTTTTCAAGATGCCTATCCTCAATTACTCCTATATGAAGAAAGTAAAAGGAGAAATATCTCACTTTTTAACTTATGTAAATTCTTTAATGTTTCGTCATTTATGGAAGGTATATGGGAAATGTTTTTTGATGGCGACCGCACTCCTTTATTGCCAACGGCTCAAATAATTAATGAACAAAGCCATATCGAGAAGCATTTGATTAGAACAGAACAATTTCACAAGTTGCAAAATCAAATATCTTTTAAGCTGCAGGAGTGGCTTCACCTTTCACAAATTCTCTTTCCGGTAATGCCCATAAATAATACAATAGGGGATACCATGCAAGGGTTTGAAACAATAGAAAAACGAATAATGTTAGGACAAAACTTATACGTAATGCTCTTTCAGCATAACAACTTTGATCCTGTTTATAATTTCGCAGAAAATAATCAACATACTGGCTCTCGTTCTGATTATGATTCTGTTGTTTTTGCAGCATCTAAAAAGCAGAACACTGGATCGCCAAAAGAAAAGTTATCTCTTTTTAAAACAAAAAAAAATCAAAGACTATACAGTCCTAAACTTGAGGCAGTGTGGAACAAAAACTTTCATGGACCTTTTCATTCTTCTGATTGGTTCTCTAATCCACAAAAAATAATTTCTCAGATCAGATTAGTCTCAAAACCTTCTTCTCAAATCTGGATGGCTTATTGGGCAGGGCTTCATCAAATAGAAACTGTATATCTTTTGATACAATATTACCGATTAATCAAAAAAAAATAG